From Streptomonospora salina, the proteins below share one genomic window:
- a CDS encoding bestrophin-like domain yields the protein MTLSLIVVFVALALLLVAGIVVARKFVISTDDSDGPIGTVIAPCVLSIYLISLAMGLVIGWENNRGAEDGSVAEAGHATALYWNTASFPDEDGARVRADVRDYVRAVVRDDWPSMVERRELDDGASAALDRLRVSVDRVPSDDPATAVESLQTRQNVTDLGQARVQRADAAGDHIPRFVTLATAVSGLAVVVLPFGMQLRGSRARVFWALVNLAFVAATLIALLFLDNPYSGVLASDPEAFQDALEGFDRIDAAIAGG from the coding sequence ATGACACTCAGTCTCATCGTGGTCTTCGTCGCGCTCGCCCTGCTCCTGGTCGCCGGCATCGTGGTGGCGCGCAAGTTCGTCATCTCCACCGACGACTCCGACGGCCCGATCGGCACCGTCATCGCCCCCTGCGTGCTGTCCATCTACCTCATATCGCTGGCGATGGGCCTGGTCATCGGCTGGGAGAACAACCGCGGTGCCGAAGACGGCTCCGTGGCGGAGGCCGGCCACGCCACCGCCCTGTACTGGAACACCGCCTCGTTCCCCGACGAGGACGGGGCGCGGGTGCGCGCCGATGTGCGCGACTACGTCCGCGCGGTCGTCCGCGACGACTGGCCGTCGATGGTCGAGCGCCGCGAGCTCGACGACGGCGCCTCCGCCGCACTGGACCGCCTGCGCGTCAGCGTCGACCGAGTGCCCTCCGACGACCCCGCCACCGCGGTGGAGAGCCTGCAGACCCGGCAGAACGTCACCGATCTCGGGCAAGCGCGGGTGCAGCGCGCCGATGCGGCGGGCGACCACATCCCCCGCTTCGTCACATTGGCCACGGCGGTGAGCGGGCTCGCGGTGGTGGTGCTGCCGTTCGGCATGCAGCTGCGCGGTTCCCGGGCGCGGGTCTTCTGGGCGCTGGTGAACCTGGCCTTCGTGGCGGCGACGCTGATCGCGCTGCTCTTCCTGGACAACCCCTACTCCGGGGTGCTGGCGAGCGACCCCGAGGCGTTCCAGGACGCGTTGGAGGGCTTCGACCGCATCGACGCCGCCATCGCGGGCGGCTGA
- a CDS encoding LacI family DNA-binding transcriptional regulator, whose protein sequence is MRISDVARHAGVSPSTVSYVLSGKRSISPSTRERVLESIDVLGYQPHAGARALASNRSNVIALVVPLRPGIHVPVAMQFAVSVVTSARDREHDVLLLTQAEGESGLRRVAGTSMVDGIIVMDVEVDDARIPTLRSLSHPSVLIGVPAETQGLTCIDLDFEAAGRACVAHLADLGHREIALIGQPPSVYERRTGFAERTVAGFEAEADERSVDATIVPCDAAPSAVASAVTALLRERPGVTGLVVHNEPALTPLLDAVRDLGREVPADLSVVAIAPDDLATDTSPPLTSVSLPAEEVGGRAVSLLTDKLNDLGPPEVTLLPPRLVPRASAAARPALS, encoded by the coding sequence ATGCGCATATCCGACGTCGCCCGGCACGCCGGAGTGTCCCCCAGCACGGTCTCCTACGTGCTCAGCGGCAAGCGGTCGATCTCGCCGTCCACCCGCGAACGGGTACTGGAGAGTATCGACGTACTCGGCTACCAGCCGCACGCGGGGGCCCGCGCACTGGCCAGCAACCGCTCGAACGTGATCGCCCTGGTCGTCCCGCTGCGACCGGGCATCCACGTGCCGGTCGCCATGCAGTTCGCCGTCTCCGTGGTCACCAGCGCGCGCGACCGCGAACACGACGTCCTGCTGCTCACCCAGGCCGAGGGCGAGAGCGGACTGCGCCGCGTCGCCGGAACGTCCATGGTCGACGGCATCATCGTCATGGACGTCGAGGTCGACGACGCACGCATCCCGACGCTGCGCTCACTGTCCCACCCCTCGGTACTGATCGGCGTACCCGCCGAAACCCAAGGGCTGACCTGCATCGACCTCGACTTCGAAGCCGCCGGGCGCGCCTGCGTGGCCCACTTGGCCGACCTGGGCCACCGCGAGATCGCGCTGATCGGCCAGCCGCCCTCGGTCTACGAGCGGCGCACCGGCTTCGCCGAGCGCACCGTCGCCGGGTTCGAGGCCGAGGCCGACGAGCGGTCCGTCGACGCGACCATCGTGCCCTGCGACGCCGCTCCCTCCGCGGTCGCCTCGGCGGTCACCGCGCTGCTGCGCGAGCGCCCCGGCGTCACCGGTCTGGTGGTGCACAACGAACCGGCCCTCACCCCGCTGCTGGACGCCGTGCGCGACCTCGGCCGCGAGGTGCCCGCCGACCTGTCGGTCGTGGCCATCGCGCCCGACGACCTCGCCACCGATACTTCGCCGCCGCTGACCTCGGTGAGCCTGCCCGCCGAAGAAGTGGGCGGGCGCGCCGTGTCCCTGCTCACGGACAAGTTGAACGACCTCGGTCCCCCGGAAGTGACTCTGCTTCCGCCGCGCCTCGTGCCGCGGGCGAGCGCCGCAGCCCGACCCGCCCTGTCCTGA